GTAGAGTTCGTCGCCGGCGCCGCCGTGATTCACGAAGACGCGGCCGGATTGTTCGACGATGCCCGCGACGGCGCGGGTGAGGCGATTGGAGTACGGGCCGAAGATTATGTCGGCGCGGCGATCCGCGCAGAGAGCGCGATATATTTCGGCGCATCGCACGGGCTCGCTCGCGTCGTCGTGGCATTCGAGCGCAAACTCGCATCGCTCGCCAGCGACCCGGAGCGCGCTACTGGCGTTGGCGTCGGCGATGAACAGACGTATCGCGATTTCGGCCTGCCTGCCCATCGGGGAGTATTCGCCGGTGAGAGAGAGCGAGAGGCCGATGGTGATTTTCACGGGAGGGAAGTCAGGGTGCGACTTCGGCGATGCCGCCCTTGATGACGGCCTGGCCGTCGGGATTGAAAGTCTCGTAGGCGAAAATTTTGCGGCCGTCGCGCTCGCCGTCGGCCCAAATTTTGGTGGTGATAGTCTGGCCGGGCAGCACGGGACGAGAGAAGCGCGCGCGCAAGCGCTTGAGGCGAGCCGGGTCGCCGGCGCAGAGATTGTCGATCGCGACCTTCGACGCAAACGCCATGGTGCAAAGGCCATGCACGATGATGCCCGGCAGGCCCGCCATCTTCGCGATGTTTTCATCGACATGGATCGGGTTGCGATCGCCGGAGGCCTCGGCGTAGCGGTAGGTCTGATCCTTGTCGATGGTTTGCGCGACTGAGAATATCGGCTCACCTCGATCCGGCTCGACGGCGCGCGGTTCCGGGGACGCGGCTTCGCGGTTTCGAGCGCCTCGAATAAAAGCGATGAAGAGTGTTTTATTGACCGGTTGCCCTTTCTGGTTGGCGGCGTTCAACTCGACGGTCATGGTCTCGCCGGTGGCCTTGGTTTCGATCGAAATAATTTTTGCGGCTGTGGTTATTACGTCGCCGGGGCGAATTGGATTTGGAAATTCCATGTCCTGCTCGCCGTGAACGAGGCGGAGCAGGTCGGCCTGCAGGTCGGGATCCATCACGGTTTTCATGACGGCATCCCAAATGACGGTGACGCCGAACATTGGCGGCGCGACGACGGCGCCGGGGCGGCTGGCATCGAAGAACGCGGGGTTGTGGTCGTTGTAGGCGCGCGCATAGTTCTGGATCGCGTCGAGGGTGACGTTGGTCGTCAGCGGCGGATATTCGCGGCCCACGCAAGCTTTG
This region of Candidatus Binatus sp. genomic DNA includes:
- a CDS encoding MaoC/PaaZ C-terminal domain-containing protein: MPLNKACVGREYPPLTTNVTLDAIQNYARAYNDHNPAFFDASRPGAVVAPPMFGVTVIWDAVMKTVMDPDLQADLLRLVHGEQDMEFPNPIRPGDVITTAAKIISIETKATGETMTVELNAANQKGQPVNKTLFIAFIRGARNREAASPEPRAVEPDRGEPIFSVAQTIDKDQTYRYAEASGDRNPIHVDENIAKMAGLPGIIVHGLCTMAFASKVAIDNLCAGDPARLKRLRARFSRPVLPGQTITTKIWADGERDGRKIFAYETFNPDGQAVIKGGIAEVAP